CCATCACGATCGAGGCCTGGCCGGTGATCGGATCGGAAACCACTTCGGGCGAACGGGCGCTGCCGGTGGATGTGTCGGTGGAGGCGAGCGCGCCGTTGACGTCGAGATAGCCGGCGCCCACCGTAAAGATGTCGTGGCTGCTCGTGTAGGTGATGCCGGTGGCCGCATCGGTGGCCGACATCGACGGGGCGAAATCCTTGCGGGCGGTCTTCATCAGCCGAGCCTTCACCTGGTCCGGCGTGAGGTTCGGGTACTTCTGCAGCAGCAGCGCGGCCGCGCCGGCGACGACGGGAGTGGCCATGCTGGTTCCGCTGAGCTTGAAGTACGGCGAGTTGCCGTTGTTGCCATTGCTCCCGAAGTAGGACATCGGCACGGCGTTGCCCGGAAGCTGCTGAGCCAGTGTCATCGTGTCCGACGACTTGAGAGAGAGGATCTGGTTGCCGGGCGCCACGAGGTCGGGCTTCAGGAAGTGGTCGATCACTGACGGGCCCTTCGAGCTGTAGGTGGCGATCACATCGTCGCTTCGGCTGAAGGTGGTTTTGGTGCTCATCGCGCCGACGGTGATGACGTAGGGGCTGTTGCCCGGCGAGGTGATGGTGGCGTAGCCGTGATTTTCGAAGCTGTTGTCGCGGCCGAGGTTACCGGCCGCCACGACGACGACGATGCCGGCGTTCCAGGCCTCTTCCACCGCCTGGCACAGCGGGTCGATCGAGTAGCTTTCATAGATCGGGCGGCCCACGGAGAGGTTGATGACGCGGATGTTGTAGGTGTTCTTCAACTGAATGGCGCGGTCAATGGCGGCGAGGATCGCGCTCTCCTCGGCCGTGCCGTCGTCGCCGAGCACATGCAGGTCGACGAGGTTCACCTTCGGAGCGATGCCCTTGACGATGTGCTGTGAACTGTTGCTCGACGCGCCGCTGCTGCCGATGATGCCGGCGATGTGGGTGCCGTGGCCGTGGATGTCATTGGAGCCGCCGCCGGTGAA
This DNA window, taken from Bryobacteraceae bacterium, encodes the following:
- a CDS encoding S8 family peptidase translates to MTSSALSARTMRSGIRVLATLVLLAIASVAFAQTRRARSISVEFDRLPKNAKVDVLIRFKSHLDSNKLNAARSAGGVEKRQLGRFRTFAMKQMPVAAVAALAKNPNVEYITPDRKLKPTMDYASATVGADLVWSTGFDGTGIGVAVIDSGIADHPDLRTSAGQSRVVYREVFTGGGSNDIHGHGTHIAGIIGSSGASSNSSQHIVKGIAPKVNLVDLHVLGDDGTAEESAILAAIDRAIQLKNTYNIRVINLSVGRPIYESYSIDPLCQAVEEAWNAGIVVVVAAGNLGRDNSFENHGYATITSPGNSPYVITVGAMSTKTTFSRSDDVIATYSSKGPSVIDHFLKPDLVAPGNQILSLKSSDTMTLAQQLPGNAVPMSYFGSNGNNGNSPYFKLSGTSMATPVVAGAAALLLQKYPNLTPDQVKARLMKTARKDFAPSMSATDAATGITYTSSHDIFTVGAGYLDVNGALASTDTSTGSARSPEVVSDPITGQASIVMANNVIWGTNVIWGTNVIWGTNVIWGTNVIWGTNVIWGTNSAQGYNVIWGTTADTAENLTGALSNPSVGAGEQ